gaactaacggtgtagttgtagctgtatatattactaggtttcaagtttgaacttttattttgttttgttttgtttttgtttttttattttattttaactgttgatttgaaaaacatgacatcttggaattatggggaTTTAGGTGTAGATAATTCGACTATTTATCCTcatacatattgtgaaggaaaccacccgtgtcaaaattatcaaaatattccctagagcgagttatgtgcaccaactcaatcttatttgtgtaatgtgtgtgatatgtgtggtggtaaAAATGCTCattttcatggttgtgcttatatttcttatcctcctccaaccccttactatgatggttctactttttcatgtgaagttaataggaacaaagaacctgggGATGCGGACCTGAAGgagatcaaggatatgttaaagtgccttctggaacaaaataatgagaaacaactgcAGATAGAAAGGCAACTATTCGgaacttggaggctcaagtgagtcaagtggttgaagcttttaatgctcaGCAAGCCAATTTTGgggatagtagccaagaagagcgAGAATTTGAAATGCTAATTGAGGAGGTCAGATTAGAACATCAACAACCTAGACAACTACAatttgaggatgtcgatgttgaagaagtgagactagagtcagccaaggacattgaggatataaattttgttgactctagtatcattgatgttgaggatgCTGAAAGTCCTGAAGTTCATGTGTTTGAGCGCATTGGACCTCACTCCAAACATTGTTACACATTGTGCTTGGATGACGATATGAAAATAGAGTCATTAGAGTTGATTggggagtcaaggaatgaggaacaaggtgtcTACATTCTGGAATTTTTCTTGCCAGAAAGACAGGACTACATACCTCATCTAAAAACCAAGAAGTGTAGAATAGTACAATGGTTGCTTGGGCCAATTAGATTAGTTCCACCACCCCTGGAGTATAACCGAAAACCTGAAGCCAAAttgggggttcaattcataagctcgaggtggaggcagaaagtggttcgcgtcgtgccgcgacattaaatcaggcgcttgttgggaggcaacccaactttactgctttcttttatttttagtttttataattattttcttattgtattatttttgtagtgtcattatttattttttagaagcatgGGAAGCATAGCTATTGGAATGATGCAACAACAAGCAagatggttagaactaagtgtAGGGTGCTCACACAAAGGAAAACAAACccgggagaagtctgagtaccccatgagctgctagtgcttcagCCTTTGGCCTactagggagtttcttttaccctttaATTATTAtgttgtgcattggggacaatgcacaattttaagtgtggggtgaggagattgtctgggtgactttctatgctattttagttgtgttagtctaattgataattgtttttagaaaaagaatttggacttttcccaacgatggatctcctagacagttttcgtgaaggatttaagtctaaacaaaaaatacaaaaaacattagaaaaaaaaaacaaaaaacaagtcTTTTATTTTCCTTATGTAGTAATAATCCCCCGTTGTTTTTCTtagtgcctcggttcttttccatgggatctAACTTGAATCATGtagtagttttatttttttattttttttacttttagagTAGTATTTAGGAAATAAAGGAGAAGAACTGATGTGATTTGAaccttttgacttgtttgatggtTGCATACTTAGGTTCTGGCATGTGTTTCACCTTCCCTTAGATTTAAATATATGATGATGCCTTGGTAAAAATGAATAGCATGTGATATAACTCCTATGTCTCAGTTTCTttacttgtgttcactttgtgctttaTGCTTAATATATCTCTTGGCTTTGTGAATACTTGTTTGATTGAGAGTCGGAATGGGACCGTCCTTAgggagtcatgtgccatgtgtgaagtGAGTTCTTTGTACAGTCCATGTTATTGCatttgagtctagaacttgcccggaatgTGAAATGAAGCGAAGTCCTAGGTGTTACTCGATTTGAAAagtgatgttaggctttctttgatctttttgagttttgtttcttatcacaaataaaatcatcACTAGATACCTTTTTGAGCCTATAAGCCTTTcttttggcacccgcattacaagcctatccccttttgttcttaattgaattGCTTTGATCCTTATACCTCTTAAATCACTTGAATTATAAAGAGAATGCTAGAAAGAAGTAATGAGGAAACTTggggtagcttttgagtggaaccaatagaaGGAAGAGATGTGCACTTGTGCTTTAAATAAAAGTCCACTAGCGGCAAGGCAAAAATACAACAAAAAAagaataaatgaataaataaaggTTTCTTATTTTTTTGCTAGTGGATGTGATCTGAAGCAGTgcgtaaagaagaaggaaaaataatCTGGGGTGAGCTATCTTGTGATGATTAAAATGGATTGAAGGAATTTTGCGCTTAAAGTTGAATACGTGAtatgttaaagtgcttaggagggttagccactatatctcaaatatatcctacccgtcccttagcccacattacaaccataatAAAATCCTAGTTGATTTCAGACCGAGAGGAcctacattagtagaggtttacataatgggcaagACTATGGTACCTCTTgcgtgcatgtgacttctttgagagagtgagtGATTTTTCTTCATATGTGTGAGTCCTTAAACTATATTCGATCATGTGATTTGGATGTGTGGACTACTTACTCTTTGTTTTATTGTGAGGCCACATGGTTTCACAAAaagataggtaacgttattagacctCTCTGTTAGATTAAGAATTCAAGCATcaagtgcattgtgacattgagttagTCTACGAGGCTAGGGTTGTTACAATCATGTTGTTCCTTATTGGATGTTTGAAATTGAGTATAAGTATGGGAAATGtattttgacagcatatgctagaacttaattgttgctatcaaccatggccATAGGTGTAGTATGTTGAAAATGTGTGCTTAGTAGGGTCTGAGATGAGGAAGTATTTAGTTGGTTGACTCGAGGGCGAGAATCATTTAAGTGTGGAGTGTTGATGTTGTGAGATAATTACatatattttgatattatttaccCTACTTGCTTGTTGTTTAAATGATAATTTGTGCGACGATTGTGCTTAATAGAACTTATATTATGTGTAGGAAATCTTGGACATGAATTAGAGAAAGGTTGCATGAAATGGTACCTCGGAGCTACAAAatggagcaataaaagaagacgtGCAAGGCAACGAAAATTCAGTGTCATAGACAGAGCCTTGCACAGTAACAACAGTgccatagacagtgcaaggcattGTCCAGGGCACTGTCATCAGTGCCATAGACAGTGCCTTGCGCCGAAAAGACAGTGCTACAGATAGTGCCTTGCACCGAAACGATAGTACTACAGGCAGTGCAAGACGCAAACAATGTCATCCGAAAAACAAGTTTAATTCCTCATTAGTATTGGACATGTAAATTCGGCCCTTACCCTATAAATACCCTAAATGTTAGTTTTTTAAGGGTTAGACACTATTGGAAAGACATCATTAGAGAGGGaatcgacctaaggaggcaagaacgcACAAGGAgtaaggcggagaattcttctacgagtttttcactttcttcttccaattttcattattggttatgaattctagtattgtagttctgcatactattatgaatagctaattttttGTCTAGAATTTTGATAAAATATTTTGTAGGATGAATGCTTGATACGTTTTGATATAATCAAACTGTTAGAAttttctacttgttcaactacgtgtttactGCAGTTAATTGAAGAGATCTCAATTAAcagtgcctatttattatgtattgcttgaaaaagagtacatatttaggtggttgttgaacaacgtcactcctaacgtatatgagagatcaatattgcgggtttaaaggcgggattagagataacgaaaccttggtgcgatcgtagtgagcggtgaattagtgccaactagcgtagttcgagagaatatatctagtaaattgtggtagtttcGAGAGAGAGAATTATGACACCTGAAGTACTCACGGTCGTTAGAGAATAcctaggcgaaattatagaagacgtagcgggaaggattccgacaattggaaaaatcataactctacacctccttaatcttttctccaacccgTAGTATCTTTAGTTATTAATCtactactttaatttgttagttaattagatataagaaacttaatatttataacttaggaattgttcgagcttgtcttctaAGTGATATTGAACAGTGATAGTAAAAcattagttctctgtgggattcgactctggacttttagaccagattatatttgcagcgaccgcttattctttttaggactagagttgggtgtGGTCAATAGGTTTaacccgagggttgactttattgatattgggagcgGATTGTGATTCTGAGAGTTGGTATAGGTCAGTTttttcatttgggacttgcatgcaaaatttgaggttattccgagTTGTTTAGGCTTGTTCAGCGCAAATTTTGAATTTGGAAGGTTCATTAGTTTCCTTAGGCTttaattgaggtgtgatttgtagtTTTGATGGTGTTTGGTGTGATTTGTGGCCTCAAATAGGTTTATGTTATGTTTTAGGACCGGTTGGTGTGATTGAACGGGATCCCGGGAGCCTCGTATGTATTTCGGATGGGCTACAGTCCATTTCCTTTTGTGTTAGATTGATGTTAGCAGATATATGGTTTTCTTCATCGTGATTGCGACTAAGGAGTCGCATTCGGGTAGAGTCATTTTGGTGGCAGACATTTATTCTTTGCGATCGGGAAGTCAGGACCGCATTCGAGAAGCTTGGGAGACTGTTTCTTACGCGTTCGCCAGCTATGTGAGATGTTCGTGTAGAAGGAAAAGAGGAAAGGGCTCATCAAGCATTTTCCCTTTGCGTTCGCGTTTGAGGAGTCGCGATCACTTAGGGACTATGTAGCTGGTCACCGCATTCGCGACTagtatgtcgcgttcgcgaagaacggTTTGGCAGCTAGGTAAGTTTGGTCTTCGAGAGAGCTTTTCTGTGATCATGATGAGTATGTCTGGGCAGATATATTTAATACTCTATTTTgagggttttggttattttaccacattttgagttagagagatcggttttgggcgattttggaggggatttttacGATTTAGATTGGGGTGTTTTGACTCATATTTGgtattatttcatgattccaacctcaattttagtgtttgattagtgatttgaattggaaaaattgagatttttgtaaaaccttttctaaaacataaattgatgaGTTGAAGGCTGATTTAAGTTTGGAATTGGAtggttttggtatggttggattcatatcggaatggatgttcggaatttgtgagttttgtcgggttttgaggtgcgggcccgaggttgacatttttttaattaaagatcGAATATTTATTATCTAGACACGTTTccaatgatttttatttatgatattaagttattttggctagattcgagccgtcgaGAGGTGGATTTGAACGGGAAGGGCTTGTTAGTGAactgatttagcttgtttgaggtaagttcttgtctaaccttgtgggggggaggGAATACTCCTTAGGTGCTAGCCCTAATTGTTGATTTCTATGATGTGGTAAGTGGTGTGTAGATGATGTGATGAGCGTGTATACGGGCACTATATTTGATTTTGACCGGAATAGACCGTAGGCCATTAATATGCCTTAATGTGATAATAAACTTTATAAGAAACTAGTGAAATTACTTTATGACTATTTGACCATGCCCATTTCATTGACACAGCCATAGACATGCTTTATCTATTGAATATTTCTCTGCTTCTATGATTATTTGTTATGTCCTCGTGCACGATTGTTGAAAGTTATGAACTTTTACTTTGATGACACTTTAGTACTATTGTTGTGATATTGTGGCACTTGGCATTATCGTTTTGTGATACCGTGGCACTCATGGACATATTGAGCGGATTGATTGAGGGTGTTAGCATGAGGTTTTACCGTGCGATTTCTTTGTCTATGGTTGTATGCGTGGGGGCGAAATAAGGGTGGTGTTATCTCGCGTTGCCCACATGGCttaataagggtggctatatgcgCATAAGACAAAATAAGGGTGGCATACCATTTTATTTGCACATGCAGCgtaataagggtggcattttgatgatgttatgtgatatTTCGGGGTTTCCTcattgtttgtgtttgtgttgagACGGAGTTGTTATTCttatttcataattgtttctaaAAGTTTACGTTTGGCACTTACCTGAGTTTATGGTTGTATTTGACATTACATCTGTTATGCGGCGCCTTCCtaaagttccttggaagggcaacgtaaggctaagcaaccgatgtcagtgcggttgctatgcACCAACTGAGGCCctcgccgtacgctagactagattgtcagtgccgtacgggaaaaccaatgtcgtgagcaattgagcagcggaaaatgagcaattgatgatgaaagctgatgattgtattgatgatgatgaaagctattacaagatgaaatgcggtgtcggggggagacaccagtacagagaattgtttgaatgcttgaatgtttgaatgctttggtcccccttaataatgcttaaaaaaaaaccaaagttacatgagttgacctaagaaagctgtagaagcacactgaaaatgaatgaagtaaaactactctataattacaatgaaaaggacttagtcttctattgaagcaagtccgatggcagcaactttgtcttgagcagcaGGGTCTGCGCGTGCATTGCTGTAGGCGCGCGcggcactatttggatctgccagcggctgggtgctggtgcttggcattgggtctgcgCGCGGGGCACTGTCTGGGTGTGCGGCGCTGATGGCAACATGATGATTTGTGTGCGCGGCATTGTCGATGCGCGCAACACTAATGGCATTggccagccgctgggcgctggcattgattatcggtggggcgacagaggcgcatgctcgcttgtcacttggcgctgccgagaccacggggccgaccgtggcgctaggcgttgggaggcttgccgggacgccacggggcgcgtccaaggggtcatgggtcgatgatggaaagcagcccatgacatcaCATGCCTCACATTTATTTGTTGTTTCGTGATCAAAATGGGTTTTACTACATTGAGTTGTTAATACATGTTCTAGAGGGGTTGTGATTATTGAATTCAATTATACCTCAATTATCAGTTTTCTTCAACATATTCATTGTAAAGGTTATTTGTCTAGCGAGCACCACACGACTTgaaactcgtcactactccaccgaggtaaGTCTTGaaacttactgagtaccgattgtggtgtactcatgttacgcttttacacatctttttgtgcagatctaggtacctcggACAGGACTGATCGGCAATGAGGCATTGCACAcaccggagacttcaaggtatcccTGCATGATCCGACCACATGCCTCTGAGTCACCCCCTTGTTTCATTTCTATTGTTTATGTATTTCACACAGTATTATAGTTGAGATTAATCTCGTGTATTCAGTTAGAGCTTGAGACTCTGTACCACCTAGTTCTGGGACATTATGTTGAGTATTTGCCATTTTGGCATGTATTACTCTTTTTTCGttatttcatgctttaattgttttAAATAATATTGAGTGCCCGACTTACCTAATTttggagactaggtgccatcacgactcctaaggAGGGATTTTGTAtcgtgacaatatatatatatatatatatatatcatgattAAGTGACAGAAATCTATACGCAAACACATGTCATGCATTTATTAATTTGATATAAATATTGTACGCGAATAAATTTTACCATTACGATACTAGTTCAGTTAATTGAGTTTGCAAATTGGGACGTGGAAAGTAATATTATATCGCAGTATCTAGATCTGATAGTTTAATAAGAAATATTACAGGGATCTCTGGTCTGATTATCTTTTATTCTAATTAAGCTCCTTCTCTAAATTGTTGTTTGCACTGCAAATACTTGTCCTAAAGTTGTTTCTCCACAAAAATAGAACAAGAAATTCTGAAATCGCGAAAGAGTCGAAGATAAAGTTTGTTGATGAGACGGAACCACAACCGGATATAATAATTTATAGTAGTTCACTCATTATAAACTACAAATATTATAAGAACCTCTCATGAGTCATGATATTATTCAGCAACTAAACTACTACGGCTTGTCACTTTTCTTGATTTTGGGTTGTGGTAAATTCAATCACGTAAATGagagaaaatagaaaatataatGACCATAACGAACCTATTGGCAGCCACAGACTTAAATGATTTTATAGGCGTTtggatattaaaaaaatatttttttcaagtaCTGTTGGAACTTGAAATTGTATTTGATTATATATTTCACTTGAAAACAATATTGCATTTCTGTgagcaaaaataaaattttatataaaaaagtGGTAAAACCCACATTTTCAAATTCAGAAACTCATGTCCAAAATTTTAACCAAAcaaaaaatttggggaaaaaaaaagagaaaatattttgtaTGGACAAAGGAGTTTCATTTTCAAATTTTCTTTTCCCGTTTAGGTAAGTGGTGTGGGGGCGTCGTGGGTATGGGGGATAAGTTAAAATAAAAGCAAACAAGTCAAGAAACATTTACATATTACTAGGAAATATCATAATCAATGATACATGATTAAGCAAACTCGTTTAACTGCTGAAGCAGAAAAATAGCTCCCTGTCAATATCAGTTCTCGGCAGATTTATTGATTCATAAATAATTACATTACAGTACTATATAAACGAGTAATCATGTGCCGTAGAGTCGGTGTGTATTTTACTGAAAACCATGCTGACAAGTGGTGAACCAAAATTGATTCTGTTCTTTACCTTTTAAAAAGTTAATGGTGAAATGTGGATCAGTTCCCTTTTCAAACTGTTGCTAAATAAGTACTCCTATTCAAATCCAGAGTACAGCATCTGAAACGAACAGAGAGTAATGCCAAAGAACCCCTTTGCATCCCACAACCTTTTTGGCTAAAGATTCAGTAGAAAGTACACTTGCTTTTTTGGTCAAAGTGAGTTTTCTAATCTTTCTTTTTTTGGGCATAAATGTTTGTGTTGTGATACAAATTTATAGATCTTTTTGAGCTGTGAAAGAAACTGAACTTACTCTGATTCTATTGAATGATCTAAGATCCTAACTTCCTAGGAGGGACCCCACTTATAACTCCAGattgaaaattttgtttttggATGTTAGAACttttttgtgttattttgtgATTCATTTGATCTTGATGTGTTTTACATAACTTGTTCAGAAAGAGCTAACTCGCATCAGCTCTGATTCTTCTTCTAGCTGCCAATTAATGTTCTGACAATCGGAGTTTGGACTTATACTAAGGTACAAAAAATGGCTATGGAACCAACTGTTAAAGTGGTTCTTGGTTCAATTGCCTTTGCTATCTTTTGGGTATTGGCAGTTTTCCCTGCTGTCCCTTTCATGCCTATTGGAAGAACTGCAGGATCTCTCCTTGGGGCTATGCTCATGGTCCTTTGTCGAGTCTTGACTCCAGATCAAGCGTATGCTGCTATCGATCTTCCAATTTTAGGCCTTCTCTTTGGGACTATGGTTGTTAGTGTTTATCTAGAAAGAGCAGACATGTTTAAATACTTGGGTAAATTGCTGGCTTGGAAGAGCCAGGGAGCTAAGGATTTACTTTGTCGAATTTGCTTGATTTCAGCCGTTTCAAGCGCCTTTTTTACCAACGATACTTCTTGTGTTGTGTTAACCGAGTTTGTGTTGAAAATAGCTAGGCAACAAAATCTTCCACCCCATCCCTTCCTATTAGCTCTAGCCTCAAGTGCAAATATTGGATCATCTGCAACTCCAATTGGGAATCCCCAGAACTTAGTCATAGCAGTACAAAGCAATATATCTTTCGGGAAGTTTTTATTTGGAATTCTTCCTGCACTGCTTGTCGGCGTAGTTGTTAATGCCGTGCTGCTTCTTTGTATGTATTGGAAGGTGTTGTCTGTCCATAAGGATGTGGAAGACGTAGTTCCTGAGGAAGAAGTAGTCTCCCATCGGTTTTCTCCAGCAACAATGTCACATCTTAATTCCTCGAATTCTCAAGAATTGAACAATGCCTTGGATTCTATGACTATCAGCAGCTCTCCTAGGAATCATGCTGAGACACTTAGAAATCGTGGCAATTTTGGAGAAAGTGAAATACAAAATGCCTCGAAAGAAGGACCAAATGATGGATCAGTACAGAAAACAGAAGAGAATGTGTCTTCAAAAATTGATGAATATGAAGATGAAAATTTCACATCTTATGACGAAAAGGAGAAATGGAAAAATATGTTGTGGAAAGTATGTGTTTATCTGGTTACCATTGGGATGCTAATAGCTTTGCTAATGGGTCTGAATATGTCTTGGACTGCTATCACTGCAGCACTTGTACTCGTCGTTCTTGATTTCAAAGATGCTAGGCCATGCTTAGAAAAGGTAACTGATTTCCCTCTTCATCTGTTAAGTGTTGATGTACTAATACATATACACCAGATAAAAGCTTATTCATTCTGCTCATTCGACTGTACAGGTTTCCTATTCACTCTTGATATTCTTCTGTGGTATGTTCATCACGGTTGATGGCTTTAACAAAACTGGGATTCCAAGTGCTCTTTGGGATCTTATGGAGCCATATTCCAAGATAGATCATGCTGCGGGAATAGCAGTTCTTGCTCTGGTCATACTAGTTCTGTCAAATGTGGCTTCAAATGTGCCTACTGGTGTGTGTCTCTGCACTCTTTGAGCCCCAAATTAacccttttttttttacatatgcTCGCATTTCATTCTTCATCTACTATATGCTTTACGAGATACAATTGTTCGCCAACACGTGTGTACAAACAATATATAGACAAGTGGCTAAGGCTGCTCTGTGAAATCCTAAAGGGagggaaaggagaaaaagaaacgATTAAAACCCAAAAGGAGTAAAACAGTTTCTTCTGGGATTACTTGCCTTTAGTTGGGAACTGAATTTTACCTAGATGTTCACTCGAAAAACAAATCTTTCATTCTCCTATGGTTACTAGTCTGTTGAGAACCATGACAAAAAGTAAATCAAGCGGTCAGCATAATCTCTTGCCTAAATGTGAGTTAAAATCATACTGTATAATATGAATTTCTATTAAGATTGTTTAAGTTAGTTGAGATATTTTaggttttttgaattttaaattatgtGGATTTTTGTTCCTAATTGGCTATTTAAAGCCTTGTCATGCTTAATAAAATTGTTGAGAGACATTTTCAATCAATACTTTTAATCATTTTACTGCCCCATCTTTTAAAAAACCAACAGTCCTAAAGAAGAAAATCACAGCAACTTCAGTTCTGTAAATGAGTATAGcgccttctgcttcttcctcaataATTTATGAATAGACAACCAGCTGATGAACCTTGGGGTGTTTGACAATATATAGAAGTTTGATATATGATCTATTAACACTGTTTCATTAATCTGCCCAAATATTGCCTTGTAACTTTCCTCCTAACTAAACCGTTTGAGTTAACATGATATTCCTTATTGTTGCACAATTCTCTAGTTATTACAGTTAAATAGTGATAACGCTGGTGATAAGAATGGTTGTTGATCCAGTGTATAATGGCATGTTTTTACTTGGTGTCAGTCTTGCTGCTTGGAGCACGCGTAGCTGCATCAGCAGCTGCAATATCTCCGGCTAGCGAGCAGAAAGCATGGCTCATCTTAGCCTGGGTCAGCACTGTCGCAGGGAATCTTTCACTCTTAGGCTCAGCAGCAAACTTAATAGTATGTGAGCAGGCTCGTCGCGCTCAACACTTCGGCTACAATCtgtcattttggagtcatctgAAATTTGGAGTTCCATCTACGCTTATTATTACAGCCATTGGTTTGATTCTTATTGGAGGATGACACATATTTAGCCACTGTACTTGTGTTCATATATAAGCTTCAAAATGGATTGTCAAATGCATCTCTCATTCTTGTTTAAATGTTGATTCATGGAAAGGTATTTATGAACTGTACAGTTTCTTTAAATTTTCAGCATTACCACTTTCAAACTGAGATACAAGAAACAAAAATTTATAAACAAGAGAGTATTCCATCTATCCAGATCTCACTAATCCAGCATTAAGTTCTTTTTCTGTAATCTTTTGTTGGTCTTGTTTAGTTAATTGATGGGACTAGTCCATGTTAAGGTGAGATAATCCATCATGTTACGGCTTCCTTGTATAGGTGTTGATCAAGATGACAGGGCGTCAATTCCTTTGGTTTCTTCTCATTATCTTTCGGAGGGGATCAATTTTGTATTCAATGAATTTAGTGGGTGACGTGGCATACCACCTTGATGGCTGCACAACGGTTGGGAATTAATGTAAAGATTATTTGTAACGGTTGCTCATTGAATGCTGTAGTCACATTATAAATTTAACTAtaccattttaagggtaaacaccaCCATCATCTTTCCAGCACTATTAGGTTGATTTTCTGTCTGAACTGATTTTTCATAAGGTTGGATTAAGCAAGTTAATGAAGAGCAAATAAAAAAAGTGACTTTACTCCATCATTAACTTAACCTGACCATTTGAGAAACtaattatttattctttttattatATACTTAATATGTGAATATGTGAACTCCATAAATTCTTAAATTGAGAACAAAGTAgcgttaataatttaaaaaatacttctttttatAGTTTGATTTTGCGTAATCGTTGCcatgaccaaaaaaaaaaagaaaaaaaaaggagagaaataaAGAATTTCCTTGGTATTTATTTTA
The sequence above is drawn from the Nicotiana tabacum cultivar K326 chromosome 13, ASM71507v2, whole genome shotgun sequence genome and encodes:
- the LOC107788992 gene encoding silicon efflux transporter LSI2, yielding MAMEPTVKVVLGSIAFAIFWVLAVFPAVPFMPIGRTAGSLLGAMLMVLCRVLTPDQAYAAIDLPILGLLFGTMVVSVYLERADMFKYLGKLLAWKSQGAKDLLCRICLISAVSSAFFTNDTSCVVLTEFVLKIARQQNLPPHPFLLALASSANIGSSATPIGNPQNLVIAVQSNISFGKFLFGILPALLVGVVVNAVLLLCMYWKVLSVHKDVEDVVPEEEVVSHRFSPATMSHLNSSNSQELNNALDSMTISSSPRNHAETLRNRGNFGESEIQNASKEGPNDGSVQKTEENVSSKIDEYEDENFTSYDEKEKWKNMLWKVCVYLVTIGMLIALLMGLNMSWTAITAALVLVVLDFKDARPCLEKVSYSLLIFFCGMFITVDGFNKTGIPSALWDLMEPYSKIDHAAGIAVLALVILVLSNVASNVPTVLLLGARVAASAAAISPASEQKAWLILAWVSTVAGNLSLLGSAANLIVCEQARRAQHFGYNLSFWSHLKFGVPSTLIITAIGLILIGG